Proteins encoded in a region of the Zea mays cultivar B73 chromosome 4, Zm-B73-REFERENCE-NAM-5.0, whole genome shotgun sequence genome:
- the LOC100272870 gene encoding Xylanase inhibitor protein 2-like precursor, with protein sequence MAFTRRRPCGILLLSLLAASGSLSLAATGPGDVAVFWGRNKDEGTLREACDTGTYTTVIISFLRGFGHGAAYYSLDLSGHPLAGVGADVKHCQAKGILVLLSIGGPPNTNTGAGAGYSLPSARAAADLAAYLWDAYLGGSRAGLRRPFGDAALDGVDLYIDQGGVDGHYDELARRLYAYNRSYRGRLGVTLTATVRCAYPDPRAQAALATGLVSRVHVRLYGDLKCTWSDREAWEKWAAAYPASRVFVGVVASPEADKDAYMFQKDLYYNVLQFAQKAPNYGGLMIWDRYYDKMNHYISSS encoded by the coding sequence ATGGCGTTCACGCGGCGGCGTCCGTGCGGCATCCTCCTCCTCTCCCTGCTGGCGGCATCCGGCTCGCTGTCGCTGGCCGCCACCGGCCCGGGCGACGtggccgtcttctggggccggaACAAGGACGAGGGCACGCTGCGCGAGGCCTGCGACACGGGCACCTACACCACCGTCATCATCTCCTTCCTCCGCGGCTTCGGCCACGGCGCCGCCTACTACTCGCTCGACCTCTCGGGCCACCCGCTCGCGGGCGTCGGCGCCGACGTCAAGCACTGCCAGGCCAAGGgcatcctcgtgctcctctccatcGGCGGGCCGCCCAACACCAacaccggcgccggcgccggctacTCCCTCCCGTCCGCGCGGGCGGCGGCGGACCTCGCCGCGTACCTGTGGGACGCCTACCTGGGCGGCTCGCGCGCGGGGCTGCGCCGCCCGTTCGGCGACGCGGCGCTGGACGGCGTCGACCTGTACATCGACCAGGGCGGCGTCGACGGCCACTACGACGAGCTGGCCAGGCGCCTCTACGCCTACAACAGGAGCTACCGCGGCAGGCTCGGGGTGACGCTGACGGCCACGGTGCGGTGCGCGTACCCGGACCCGCGCGCGCAGGCGGCGCTCGCCACGGGGCTCGTCTCCCGCGTCCACGTCCGCCTGTACGGCGACCTCAAGTGCACCTGGTCCGACCGGGAGGCGTGGGAGAAGTGGGCCGCGGCGTACCCGGCCAGCCGCGTGTTCGTCGGCGTCGTGGCGTCGCCCGAGGCGGACAAGGACGCGTACATGTTCCAGAAGGACCTCTACTACAACGTGCTGCAGTTCGCCCAGAAGGCGCCCAACTACGGTGGCCTCATGATCTGGGATAGGTACTACGACAAGATGAACCACTACATCAGCAGCAGCTAA